The Etheostoma cragini isolate CJK2018 chromosome 5, CSU_Ecrag_1.0, whole genome shotgun sequence genome contains a region encoding:
- the stx2b gene encoding syntaxin-2 isoform X1 encodes MKDRLTELKASRTGAEEDVAVAVDRDGFMESFFRRVEEVRGLIDNISYQVEEVRKIHSSILSAPNPDDRTKDQLDGLTNDIKGNANVVRTKLKSMEHSMPKDDAANRSSVDFRIQKTQHTVLSRKFVEVMTQYNETQVSFRERSKGRIQRQLEITGRVTTNEELEGMLESGNPSIFTSDIISDSQITRQALNEIESRHQDIMRLESSIRELHVMFMDMAMLVETQGDMVNNIEKNVSNAVEYICSAKEETKKAVRYQKKSRRKYIILAFALLILLAVIALIVGLSVGLTKPPV; translated from the exons ATGAAGGATCGATTGACTGAACTGAAGGCT AGTAGGACTGGAGCAGAGGAGGACGTTGCAGTCGCAGTGGACAGAGATGGCTTCATGGAGAGCTTCTTCAGAAGG GTAGAAGAAGTCAGAGGACTCATTGATAACATATCCTACCAAGTGGAAGAGGTGAGGAAGATCCACAGCAGCATCCTGTCTGCACCCAACCCTGATGACA GAACAAAGGACCAACTGGATGGACTGACAAATGACATCAAAGGGAATGCCAACGTGGTGCGAACTAAACTTAAAT CAATGGAACACAGTATGCCCAAAGATGATGCAGCTAACAGATCCTCTGTTGACTTCAGGATCCAGAAAACACAG CACACAGTGCTGTCCAGGAAATTTGTGGAGGTCATGACCCAGTACAATGAGACTCAAGTTTCCTTTCGGGAAAGAAGCAAAGGAAGGATCCAGAGACAGCTAGAGATAA ctGGAAGAGTGACCACCAATGAAGAACTGGAGGGCATGTTAGAAAGTGGAAATCCATCTATCTTCACATCTGAT ATAATTTCTGATTCCCAGATCACACGTCAGGCCCTAAATGAGATAGAGTCACGACACCAGGACATCATGCGTCTGGAGTCGAGCATCAGAGAGCTCCATGTGATGTTCATGGACATGGCAATGCTGGTAGAAACTCAG GGGGACATGGTTAACAACATTGAGAAGAACGTCTCCAATGCAGTCGAATACATTTGTAGTGCAAAAGAAGAGACCAAAAAAGCAGTGAGATACCAGAAAAAATCCCGGAGG AAATACATTATCCTTGCCTTTGCTCTGTTGATCCTGCTTGCTGTCATTGCACTAATTGTTGGCCTGTCTGTTGGACTAACCAAACCCCCTGTTTGA
- the stx2b gene encoding syntaxin-2 isoform X2: MKDRLTELKASRTGAEEDVAVAVDRDGFMESFFRRVEEVRGLIDNISYQVEEVRKIHSSILSAPNPDDRTKDQLDGLTNDIKGNANVVRTKLKSMEHSMPKDDAANRSSVDFRIQKTQHTVLSRKFVEVMTQYNETQVSFRERSKGRIQRQLEITGRVTTNEELEGMLESGNPSIFTSDIISDSQITRQALNEIESRHQDIMRLESSIRELHVMFMDMAMLVETQGDMVNNIEKNVSNAVEYICSAKEETKKAVRYQKKSRRKCLSLAICGVAGLLLLLIIIVGVSE; encoded by the exons ATGAAGGATCGATTGACTGAACTGAAGGCT AGTAGGACTGGAGCAGAGGAGGACGTTGCAGTCGCAGTGGACAGAGATGGCTTCATGGAGAGCTTCTTCAGAAGG GTAGAAGAAGTCAGAGGACTCATTGATAACATATCCTACCAAGTGGAAGAGGTGAGGAAGATCCACAGCAGCATCCTGTCTGCACCCAACCCTGATGACA GAACAAAGGACCAACTGGATGGACTGACAAATGACATCAAAGGGAATGCCAACGTGGTGCGAACTAAACTTAAAT CAATGGAACACAGTATGCCCAAAGATGATGCAGCTAACAGATCCTCTGTTGACTTCAGGATCCAGAAAACACAG CACACAGTGCTGTCCAGGAAATTTGTGGAGGTCATGACCCAGTACAATGAGACTCAAGTTTCCTTTCGGGAAAGAAGCAAAGGAAGGATCCAGAGACAGCTAGAGATAA ctGGAAGAGTGACCACCAATGAAGAACTGGAGGGCATGTTAGAAAGTGGAAATCCATCTATCTTCACATCTGAT ATAATTTCTGATTCCCAGATCACACGTCAGGCCCTAAATGAGATAGAGTCACGACACCAGGACATCATGCGTCTGGAGTCGAGCATCAGAGAGCTCCATGTGATGTTCATGGACATGGCAATGCTGGTAGAAACTCAG GGGGACATGGTTAACAACATTGAGAAGAACGTCTCCAATGCAGTCGAATACATTTGTAGTGCAAAAGAAGAGACCAAAAAAGCAGTGAGATACCAGAAAAAATCCCGGAGG AAATGTCTCAGCCTTGCCATTTGTGGGGTTGCAGGTTTACTCCTTTTACTCATCATAATAGTTGGAGTCTCTGAGTGA